From Humisphaera borealis, the proteins below share one genomic window:
- a CDS encoding beta-ketoacyl synthase N-terminal-like domain-containing protein, producing MPAAARKPSIVIRGVGLITPLGGNVETNWSALLRGDFIADHSRVGLPARPGSANDQDDVGRVSAAGLIAAREALAAASLTSSYQGAISTDRTALVVGTSRGPVDEWLDFPELSRLHHGFGISTLAARLAEGVGHGNGPRLTFCGACASGLHALIHAAMLIEHGDADRALVVASESSLHPVFLQSFRRLGVLAPKGFRCRPFDVSRNGLLVSEAAAAITLERSEEPGKSAPGDIILDGRAFAGDAAHLTGFDPDGATIRRVLSEAIGGGPVDLIHAHGTGTVTNDAAEASAIDAALSDIAAAGERPSVYSHKGAIGHSLGASGLISVVLNVMMHRRGVVPGNAGLESPLPLARATLSRDAVSRTISRSIACAAGFGGATAAVSLRTR from the coding sequence TTGCCAGCTGCGGCCCGTAAACCCTCGATCGTCATTCGTGGCGTCGGTCTGATCACGCCACTCGGCGGCAATGTTGAGACCAACTGGTCGGCGTTGCTTCGTGGCGATTTCATAGCCGATCATTCCCGCGTCGGTCTTCCGGCGCGACCCGGGTCTGCGAACGATCAAGACGATGTCGGACGAGTGAGCGCTGCGGGCCTGATTGCCGCTCGCGAAGCGCTTGCCGCCGCATCACTCACTTCTTCGTATCAAGGGGCCATCTCTACCGATCGTACGGCCTTGGTCGTTGGCACCAGCCGCGGACCAGTCGACGAATGGCTTGATTTCCCGGAGTTGTCCCGACTTCATCACGGCTTCGGCATCTCCACGTTAGCCGCCCGCCTGGCTGAGGGCGTGGGTCACGGCAACGGACCCCGACTGACGTTCTGCGGCGCCTGTGCCAGCGGGCTTCATGCACTCATCCATGCCGCGATGCTGATAGAACACGGCGACGCAGACCGTGCGCTGGTCGTCGCCAGTGAATCATCACTGCACCCGGTTTTTCTCCAAAGCTTTCGGCGGCTTGGCGTGCTGGCGCCGAAGGGATTCCGGTGTCGACCATTCGATGTCAGCCGCAATGGCCTGCTCGTGTCCGAGGCCGCCGCCGCGATCACACTTGAGCGGAGCGAAGAGCCCGGGAAGAGCGCGCCTGGGGACATTATCCTGGACGGTCGCGCCTTTGCCGGCGACGCCGCCCATTTGACCGGCTTCGACCCCGACGGTGCGACGATCCGGCGCGTGCTTTCTGAGGCCATCGGCGGCGGCCCGGTCGATCTAATTCACGCCCACGGCACCGGAACGGTCACCAACGATGCGGCCGAGGCCTCGGCGATCGACGCCGCACTTTCTGATATCGCTGCCGCTGGCGAGCGACCGAGCGTGTACTCGCATAAGGGGGCGATCGGCCATTCGCTCGGCGCGTCGGGACTGATCTCAGTCGTACTGAATGTCATGATGCACCGCCGGGGCGTGGTTCCCGGCAACGCCGGACTTGAGTCGCCGCTGCCGCTAGCGCGAGCCACCCTTTCGCGTGATGCGGTGTCGAGAACGATCAGCCGAAGCATCGCTTGTGCAGCAGGCTTCGGCGGGGCGACCGCCGCAGTGAGCTTGCGAACGAGATAG
- the ispD gene encoding 2-C-methyl-D-erythritol 4-phosphate cytidylyltransferase translates to MTLPQFTLVLPAAGTSSRFGSNKLLASLGGETVFNRTLNAFLAHPALAGVVVATQDPNALRQASIRTLDKFEARGIPVQFVAGGDCRAQSVANAVTAAAADIEWIAVHDAARPLVSAELINRTLLAAVEHGAAAPAMAVTSTVKQTAGPLPAQVLRTISRETLWALQTPQIARRSALLDSIGRCPVPLSSVTDDLQLIELNGGDTWLVVGDERNIKLTTSSDLAIAESLLARVPTA, encoded by the coding sequence ATGACGCTCCCACAATTCACGCTCGTTCTTCCCGCCGCAGGAACCTCGTCACGGTTCGGGTCCAACAAGCTGTTGGCTTCGCTCGGTGGCGAGACTGTTTTCAATCGGACGCTTAATGCATTCCTCGCCCACCCGGCATTGGCGGGCGTGGTCGTGGCGACTCAGGATCCCAACGCGCTGCGACAAGCGAGCATTCGAACGCTCGACAAGTTCGAAGCGAGAGGAATCCCCGTGCAGTTCGTCGCCGGTGGCGATTGCCGAGCGCAAAGCGTCGCCAATGCCGTGACGGCGGCCGCCGCGGATATCGAGTGGATTGCCGTGCACGATGCCGCGCGACCGCTGGTGTCGGCCGAACTGATCAACCGAACACTTCTCGCCGCAGTCGAGCATGGCGCCGCTGCGCCGGCGATGGCGGTGACATCCACCGTCAAGCAGACCGCAGGCCCTTTGCCGGCGCAGGTGCTCCGCACCATCTCGCGCGAAACACTCTGGGCACTGCAGACGCCGCAAATCGCGCGGCGATCCGCACTGCTCGATTCAATCGGACGATGCCCCGTCCCTCTCTCAAGTGTGACAGACGATCTTCAACTGATCGAGCTCAACGGCGGCGACACCTGGCTTGTGGTTGGTGATGAGCGCAATATCAAACTCACCACGTCATCCGACCTCGCCATTGCCGAATCGTTGCTCGCGCGAGTACCTACTGCGTGA
- a CDS encoding autotransporter-associated beta strand repeat-containing protein, whose translation MFINQKSAKRRRAVLAAVAGAIATAPVAAQAQSTWTATTSGTWTNVANWNGGSGPAPVSSQTAALIFNGTTNYTATNNLVGGFSINTLTFANTAGTATLAGNGLDFNGGGATITTTAGGIGVINMPIANISTLKIEGSGIVYQNSNSTAVTGIVEVNGGTLISSSIGAGTFNFNPNSIVVNNGGTYQFGDSSGGDPNLPNSTYITANTGGNVIWDIGETFGGFILKGGTVTLRGGGLTLAGTALSEVQSGTIGITTAVRNIGGTVGIRKTTAGTVTVNGAALTTTGNLSIEEGVLETDGGLGTAALNGDIVLGTAAATTGTFRYTGAAGATVTTTRNLTLNNTGGTIDVANAGATLSISGTAGNADGSTGVLTKTGAGTLFLSGPLSQSSTTLVNGGTLRVNPVISTAGFNVAAGAKLAVNSGAGTATLAVPNLTLASATSTLELALNSATAPTVPLLNVTAPNGFVLGAGVIQLTNTQSIPVGTYTLVDYTGTAIGSGVNIQLPARVASTISYDTVGTKIDLTVTSVDTVKWNGSISGVWDTGTAENVGGTNNFKLSSNGNPTNFIASDVVTFDDTAAGPNFNVDIAAAVQPFSVTVNNTTQAYTFSGVGAISGVTAVTKTGTGTLTVANNNTYTGTTTISAGTVQVGAGGTTGSLGTGAVVNNGTLTFDRSDGVSFANAVSGTGTINKNNANTLTFLGSSTFTGTLNVNAGTFVLNDLGAGGDLNASLINVANGAKFLFGGPTGVNPDFPATTLIDVASGGELEFQIGEDLGAIRLKGGTLRLTGNAAGISAGLATTGTPTFAGLAVESGTVLAANVGTGTGAITGNAANPLTKTTAGTLTFTGRVSVAAAMPINLREGTLVVDVVNYPTPAAGDTATPAAMTLGGATTAASIQMSGTGAVTSARPLIIGAGGGTLEISDAAATVTQTGAVSGSGTFTKTGAGTLTWTPAATFTGQTVISAGKLRVSAGTAGGSYTLGSGVSMTGTYGTTAASVIVPALTLNSGGNTLAFELTGAANPTVPLLNVTGNNALNLAGGAHTLTLTSTGSLTNGTFSLIAYNGNAIPSGFSLVSTLPGRAIGTLAYNSLSATSHSINVVISGSDTTKWAGTISSDWDLGTAPNVGGTNNFALTSNSTGTNFVAGDNVTFDDTALGTARTVNLTTNLAPAAVTVNSATTYTFQGTGSIAGSSSLVKQGAGTLIVNTNNTNTGTTTVSAGTLQIGAGGTTGAIGTGAVINNGAIVVDRSGTTTIGPISGTGTLTVNAGATLTLNSASNSTYAGTINGDGVLTKAGTGTLTLTGNSTFTGGMTINAGTVQVGSNGTVGTIAGSVAIAAGTLTFNRSNDVAFAGNLSGVGTLSKVGAGKLTLAGDVSSYRGATTVTAGSLEISTPSPAFPSAITLGANPLLINQATSLTMSGAISGTGIITKSGVGAVRLTGPSTGFTGTININAGSLVLTDELGSGGDINATSIVVNAGGNFTFGNNPPFSGENPDLPDPTFITINTGGTVTWNVGENFGGMAIKGGAVTAGQNMAWTNGVTASLFESGTLSASPLTNPAVTGAAAVEKKTAGVLTIDGLALNNTGGVSIQEGTLATNFDLSPSGSLSFGTATTSGTLKYYGSTRTLNKPIVTTGLGGTIEVTDPAATYTYSSFTSGNGSLTKTGPGILALVNSNTHTGGTTVSAGTLQIGNGSNTGSLAGDIVNNATVAFNRTDEYTFGGAISGTGAVSKQGSNTVNLTGALSYNGPTTIDSGTLRVTPFTGGAMTVGGGATLAVSNVAVPGTLTLSSLALNSTGSTIRLELDSAGNPTAPLINVTGTNGINLNGGAHTINVFNKQALSVGTVTLIDYTGNPISSGFTLTGLPARIFSSLVYNTVDTKIDLNITGVDSTIWSGALSSDWDNGTGIDVGGTKNWKPASNTTLTTNFVTNDQVLFDDTANGTGPVTVNLVQSVLPFLVTVNNPTRNYTFQGDGLISGTTSLTKLGNGSLTLANSNNYTGGTTINAGTVTVGTGGTVGGIGSGAIVNNGTLVFNRSDDLNFDSNISGTGSFTKLGNNLLTVNGLYTLSGTTTISGGKLALGSAGSYNFDGTTAGTGTLEKLGDGVLTVTNTLAHTGGTNISVGTLRIGNGGTTGSVTGNITIASATLAFNRTDTTTLTGNINVTGTGVIAAVLGNTTMTNLKSFPSGVMSVAAGATLGIQNDGYDLTTDAAFTGVGTAVKSGSGLLTLTGTSNGFAGTFVVNGGTVRLTDDVGGGGGDLNAASIIVNNTGKFEFFGSDNPDLPDTTVFTANAGGTVEVTEGENYGGLNLNGGAFTSNVNNNFAGGVTSVWQSGTVSGIGTAVGSIGSGGAIQKTTAGTVTVTDATINLTGGIAIENGVLSTNTAITNSTITFGTTGVGATKGTLQYRGATATLATPVVLNTGGGVIDVSIAGTIYTVSNVVSGAGGIAKDGPGTLVLSNVANTYTGATEFKGGALRVNTLANLGTGDGGLVFSGGTLLANAALTFPATGGTPTRVVTLTPATTGTVDTAAFNVAFQQNVTGGGSIAKTGTGTLTLSGTNTYTGGTSVAGGTLVSTTSLASSVGPMSVSNTGSRLEAPKIAPSSLAIDAGASVKLTNVDTFGNLTGRSTVGTLNNLGLFDIGATGVVIANATESVIRIQLQTARAEVAGSATWSGSTGITSSAAQADPSRRAVGYSVAGPQITLAYAILGDASLDGTVNITDLGLLAQNYSQSNRNWGTGDFNYDGVVNISDLGLLAQNYSQSLTAGGGGGAFDPSAYSAQFQLDFRAAFDAAAVPEPTSIAALALAGVGLLARRRRR comes from the coding sequence GTGTTCATCAATCAGAAGTCGGCGAAGCGGCGGCGTGCGGTTCTTGCGGCAGTGGCAGGAGCGATCGCCACGGCCCCCGTGGCGGCACAGGCCCAGTCCACTTGGACTGCGACGACAAGCGGCACTTGGACAAACGTCGCCAACTGGAACGGCGGCAGCGGCCCGGCCCCCGTCTCCAGCCAGACCGCCGCCCTGATCTTCAACGGAACTACGAACTACACCGCGACGAACAACCTGGTCGGCGGATTCAGCATTAACACGCTGACTTTTGCCAACACCGCCGGCACCGCAACGCTCGCCGGCAATGGCCTGGACTTCAACGGCGGCGGAGCAACGATCACCACCACCGCCGGCGGCATCGGCGTTATCAACATGCCGATCGCCAACATCAGCACGTTGAAAATCGAAGGCAGCGGCATCGTATACCAGAACAGCAACAGCACGGCTGTTACAGGCATTGTTGAGGTCAACGGCGGAACACTGATCAGCTCCTCAATTGGTGCCGGCACCTTCAACTTCAACCCCAACTCGATTGTCGTCAATAACGGCGGGACCTATCAATTCGGCGACAGTTCCGGCGGTGACCCGAACCTGCCGAATTCGACCTACATCACCGCCAACACCGGCGGAAACGTCATCTGGGACATCGGCGAAACCTTCGGTGGCTTCATTCTCAAGGGCGGCACCGTCACGCTTCGCGGTGGTGGCTTGACCCTCGCCGGCACAGCGCTAAGCGAAGTTCAGTCCGGCACGATCGGCATCACAACCGCGGTTCGGAATATCGGCGGCACCGTTGGCATCCGCAAGACGACGGCCGGAACGGTCACCGTCAATGGTGCGGCCCTGACGACCACCGGCAACCTCTCCATTGAAGAAGGAGTTCTTGAAACCGATGGTGGGCTCGGTACGGCCGCCCTCAACGGTGACATTGTCCTGGGAACTGCGGCCGCAACCACTGGCACATTCCGCTATACCGGTGCTGCCGGCGCGACGGTCACCACGACCAGGAATCTCACCCTCAACAACACCGGCGGTACGATCGACGTCGCTAACGCCGGTGCGACCTTGAGCATCTCCGGAACCGCCGGCAACGCCGACGGTAGCACCGGCGTCCTGACCAAGACCGGCGCAGGCACCCTGTTCCTCTCCGGGCCGCTTTCGCAGAGTTCGACGACCTTGGTTAACGGCGGCACCCTCCGGGTCAACCCGGTGATTTCCACGGCTGGATTCAACGTGGCTGCGGGCGCAAAGCTTGCCGTCAACAGCGGTGCCGGCACCGCGACCCTCGCCGTTCCAAACCTCACCCTTGCCTCTGCAACGTCAACGCTTGAACTGGCCCTCAACTCCGCCACCGCCCCGACGGTTCCGCTTCTGAATGTCACTGCACCCAACGGGTTCGTTCTGGGTGCTGGCGTGATTCAGCTCACCAATACTCAGTCAATTCCTGTCGGCACCTACACGCTGGTGGACTACACCGGTACGGCGATCGGCTCCGGCGTTAACATTCAGCTGCCGGCTCGAGTCGCTTCCACGATCAGTTACGACACCGTCGGGACCAAGATCGACCTGACGGTCACCAGCGTCGACACTGTCAAGTGGAACGGCAGCATTTCAGGGGTCTGGGACACGGGCACTGCAGAGAATGTCGGTGGCACGAACAACTTCAAGCTATCGAGCAATGGGAACCCGACGAATTTCATCGCGAGTGACGTCGTCACCTTCGACGACACCGCCGCCGGCCCTAACTTCAATGTGGATATTGCCGCGGCCGTCCAGCCCTTCTCGGTGACGGTGAACAACACCACCCAGGCCTATACGTTCTCGGGTGTCGGGGCGATTTCGGGAGTGACGGCAGTCACCAAGACGGGAACCGGGACTCTGACCGTCGCCAACAACAACACCTACACGGGAACGACGACGATTAGCGCCGGAACGGTGCAGGTCGGTGCTGGTGGAACAACCGGCAGCCTGGGTACTGGTGCCGTCGTCAATAATGGTACGCTCACGTTCGATCGTTCCGACGGTGTCTCCTTTGCCAACGCAGTCTCCGGCACCGGAACCATTAACAAGAACAACGCCAATACGCTCACGTTCCTCGGTAGCAGCACGTTCACGGGGACGCTCAACGTCAACGCCGGCACGTTTGTTCTGAACGACCTGGGTGCCGGTGGCGACTTGAACGCGTCGCTGATCAACGTTGCCAACGGTGCCAAGTTCCTGTTCGGAGGACCCACCGGCGTTAATCCTGACTTCCCAGCCACCACGCTAATTGACGTCGCCAGTGGCGGCGAGCTCGAATTCCAGATCGGTGAAGACCTCGGTGCCATTCGGCTCAAAGGTGGCACGCTTCGATTGACTGGCAATGCCGCAGGTATTTCGGCCGGACTCGCGACGACTGGCACACCGACCTTCGCGGGCCTTGCAGTGGAGTCCGGTACGGTTCTCGCGGCCAATGTCGGTACAGGCACCGGAGCGATCACAGGTAACGCCGCCAATCCGCTCACGAAGACGACCGCAGGCACGCTGACCTTCACCGGCCGCGTCAGCGTCGCCGCCGCGATGCCCATCAATCTCCGCGAAGGTACGTTGGTCGTCGATGTTGTGAACTATCCGACACCCGCGGCCGGAGACACGGCCACACCCGCCGCGATGACACTCGGCGGTGCTACAACCGCCGCTTCAATTCAAATGTCCGGCACCGGCGCGGTGACTTCGGCCAGACCGCTCATCATCGGGGCCGGCGGTGGAACGCTGGAGATCTCTGACGCCGCCGCGACCGTCACCCAGACCGGTGCCGTCAGTGGCAGCGGAACATTCACCAAGACGGGTGCCGGCACGCTGACCTGGACGCCCGCCGCCACCTTTACCGGCCAGACCGTAATCAGCGCCGGCAAACTACGCGTTTCCGCCGGAACCGCTGGCGGGTCGTACACGCTGGGATCAGGCGTTTCGATGACCGGCACCTACGGCACGACCGCCGCATCAGTGATCGTTCCGGCACTCACACTCAACAGCGGCGGCAATACCCTAGCCTTTGAACTGACCGGTGCAGCCAACCCGACCGTGCCGCTGCTGAACGTCACCGGCAACAATGCACTGAACCTCGCCGGCGGTGCCCATACGCTTACACTGACGTCCACCGGCAGCCTGACCAACGGCACCTTCTCGCTGATAGCCTACAACGGTAATGCAATCCCCTCGGGATTCTCGCTGGTGAGTACACTGCCGGGCCGAGCCATCGGTACGCTTGCCTACAACTCCCTAAGCGCAACATCACACTCAATTAACGTAGTAATCAGCGGCTCCGACACCACCAAGTGGGCCGGGACGATCTCGTCAGATTGGGATCTAGGTACGGCCCCGAACGTCGGCGGCACGAACAACTTCGCCCTGACATCGAACAGCACAGGGACGAACTTCGTTGCCGGCGACAATGTCACCTTCGATGACACGGCTTTGGGGACCGCCCGCACCGTCAACCTGACGACAAACCTCGCGCCGGCCGCTGTCACGGTGAACTCGGCTACCACCTACACCTTCCAGGGTACAGGGTCAATCGCCGGGTCGTCTTCCCTTGTAAAGCAGGGTGCCGGCACGCTCATTGTGAACACCAACAACACCAACACCGGTACGACGACCGTCAGCGCCGGAACCCTTCAGATTGGTGCCGGTGGGACGACGGGTGCGATCGGAACCGGCGCGGTCATCAACAACGGAGCCATCGTCGTCGATCGTTCTGGCACCACTACCATCGGCCCGATTTCGGGTACTGGCACTCTCACCGTTAACGCTGGCGCAACGCTGACACTGAACTCCGCGAGCAACTCTACGTATGCTGGCACCATCAATGGCGACGGCGTCCTGACCAAAGCCGGAACCGGCACGCTGACGCTGACAGGCAACAGCACTTTCACGGGCGGAATGACTATCAACGCAGGTACGGTTCAGGTCGGCAGTAACGGTACCGTCGGGACGATCGCCGGCAGCGTCGCGATCGCGGCTGGCACGCTCACGTTCAATCGCTCGAACGATGTCGCATTTGCGGGCAACCTCAGTGGTGTCGGTACGCTGAGCAAAGTGGGCGCGGGCAAGCTGACGCTGGCGGGCGACGTCAGCAGCTATCGCGGTGCGACGACCGTGACGGCTGGATCCCTCGAAATCAGCACGCCGTCACCGGCATTTCCTTCGGCAATCACGCTCGGTGCCAATCCGCTCCTGATCAATCAGGCGACTTCGCTGACCATGTCCGGCGCGATCTCCGGCACGGGCATCATTACCAAGTCGGGCGTGGGCGCTGTGCGATTGACCGGACCTTCCACCGGGTTTACCGGGACGATCAACATCAACGCCGGGTCGCTCGTTCTCACGGACGAACTGGGCTCCGGCGGCGACATCAACGCCACGTCCATCGTTGTCAACGCCGGCGGCAACTTCACCTTCGGCAACAACCCCCCGTTCAGCGGCGAGAACCCCGACCTGCCTGATCCCACCTTCATCACAATCAACACAGGTGGCACGGTCACATGGAACGTGGGCGAAAACTTTGGCGGTATGGCAATCAAGGGTGGCGCTGTCACGGCCGGGCAGAACATGGCCTGGACGAACGGCGTCACGGCTTCGCTCTTTGAGTCGGGGACGCTGTCGGCCTCGCCGCTGACCAACCCCGCCGTTACCGGTGCCGCCGCTGTGGAAAAGAAGACGGCCGGCGTCCTCACCATCGACGGCCTCGCGCTGAACAACACCGGCGGCGTCAGCATCCAGGAGGGAACGCTCGCCACCAACTTCGACCTGAGCCCCTCCGGCAGCCTTTCGTTCGGCACCGCGACGACCAGCGGAACGCTCAAGTACTACGGTTCTACTCGCACCCTCAACAAGCCCATCGTGACCACGGGCCTTGGCGGGACGATCGAAGTCACCGACCCCGCCGCGACGTATACCTACTCGAGCTTTACCAGCGGGAACGGCAGTCTGACCAAGACCGGTCCTGGCATCCTGGCGCTGGTCAACAGCAACACGCACACGGGCGGCACCACCGTCTCCGCAGGTACGCTCCAGATCGGCAACGGCAGCAACACGGGGTCGCTGGCAGGTGATATCGTGAACAACGCCACCGTCGCCTTCAACCGCACGGACGAGTACACGTTCGGCGGTGCGATTTCCGGCACGGGCGCGGTGAGCAAGCAGGGTTCCAACACCGTAAACCTGACGGGTGCACTGTCGTACAACGGCCCGACCACCATCGACAGCGGCACGCTTCGAGTCACCCCGTTCACAGGTGGCGCGATGACCGTCGGCGGTGGCGCGACCCTGGCCGTCTCCAACGTGGCCGTCCCGGGAACGCTTACGCTGAGCAGCCTGGCTCTCAACAGCACCGGATCGACTATCCGTCTGGAGCTCGACTCCGCAGGTAATCCGACCGCGCCGCTCATCAACGTGACCGGCACGAACGGCATCAACCTCAACGGTGGAGCCCACACGATCAACGTGTTCAACAAGCAGGCTCTGTCAGTCGGAACCGTTACCCTGATCGACTACACGGGCAATCCGATCAGCAGCGGCTTTACGCTGACCGGACTCCCGGCACGCATCTTCAGCTCGCTCGTCTACAACACAGTCGATACCAAGATCGACCTGAACATCACCGGTGTCGACTCGACCATCTGGAGTGGCGCGCTCTCCAGCGACTGGGACAACGGCACCGGAATCGATGTCGGCGGAACCAAGAACTGGAAGCCCGCGAGCAACACGACCCTCACCACGAACTTCGTCACCAATGACCAGGTGCTCTTCGACGACACCGCCAACGGGACCGGACCGGTCACGGTCAACCTGGTCCAGTCGGTGTTGCCGTTCCTCGTGACCGTCAACAACCCGACACGGAACTACACGTTCCAGGGTGACGGGCTGATCAGCGGAACAACTTCGCTAACCAAGCTCGGCAACGGTTCGCTGACCTTGGCGAACAGCAACAATTACACCGGCGGGACCACCATCAACGCCGGCACGGTTACCGTCGGCACCGGCGGAACGGTCGGCGGAATTGGAAGCGGCGCAATCGTCAACAACGGCACCCTGGTGTTTAACCGTTCTGATGACCTCAACTTCGACAGCAACATCTCGGGCACCGGCAGCTTCACCAAGCTCGGGAACAATCTGCTGACCGTGAACGGGCTCTACACCCTCAGCGGCACCACCACGATTTCCGGTGGCAAACTGGCACTGGGTTCGGCCGGCTCCTACAACTTCGACGGCACCACCGCTGGTACCGGTACCCTCGAGAAGCTCGGCGACGGTGTGCTCACCGTTACCAACACGCTGGCCCACACCGGCGGGACCAACATTTCGGTCGGGACCTTGCGAATCGGCAATGGCGGTACGACCGGTTCTGTCACCGGCAACATTACGATCGCTAGTGCCACCCTCGCGTTCAACCGAACTGACACGACGACCCTGACCGGCAATATCAACGTCACCGGTACCGGTGTGATCGCCGCCGTGCTCGGCAACACCACGATGACGAATCTGAAGTCGTTCCCCTCCGGTGTCATGTCGGTCGCGGCCGGTGCGACGCTCGGCATCCAGAACGATGGCTATGATCTGACGACCGACGCGGCATTCACCGGTGTCGGCACGGCGGTCAAGTCCGGCAGTGGCCTGCTGACCCTGACGGGCACAAGCAACGGTTTCGCCGGCACGTTCGTCGTCAATGGCGGTACCGTCCGACTGACCGACGACGTCGGCGGTGGCGGCGGTGACCTCAATGCAGCATCGATCATCGTCAATAACACGGGCAAGTTCGAGTTCTTCGGCTCCGACAACCCCGACCTTCCCGACACCACCGTCTTTACCGCCAATGCCGGCGGCACGGTCGAAGTCACCGAAGGCGAAAACTACGGCGGCCTGAATCTCAACGGCGGTGCCTTCACCTCCAACGTCAACAACAACTTTGCGGGCGGAGTTACCTCGGTCTGGCAGTCGGGCACGGTCTCGGGCATCGGCACCGCGGTCGGCTCCATCGGCAGTGGCGGTGCAATTCAGAAGACCACCGCGGGCACCGTGACCGTCACCGACGCCACCATCAACCTGACCGGCGGCATCGCGATCGAGAACGGCGTCCTCAGCACCAACACCGCGATCACGAACAGCACGATTACCTTCGGAACCACTGGCGTCGGTGCCACCAAGGGCACACTTCAGTACCGCGGGGCCACTGCGACCCTAGCCACGCCTGTTGTGCTCAATACCGGCGGCGGCGTGATCGACGTCTCGATCGCCGGTACGATCTACACGGTTTCGAACGTTGTTTCGGGTGCCGGTGGAATTGCCAAGGATGGTCCAGGCACTCTTGTCCTCAGCAACGTCGCCAACACCTACACCGGGGCGACCGAGTTCAAGGGTGGCGCGCTCCGCGTCAACACCCTGGCCAACCTCGGCACCGGCGACGGTGGCCTGGTCTTCAGCGGTGGCACCTTGCTGGCCAACGCGGCACTGACCTTCCCGGCCACCGGTGGTACCCCGACCCGTGTTGTGACCCTGACACCGGCCACCACCGGTACCGTCGATACAGCCGCTTTCAACGTGGCCTTCCAGCAGAACGTGACCGGCGGCGGCAGCATCGCCAAGACCGGCACGGGAACGCTGACGCTCAGCGGCACCAACACCTACACCGGCGGGACCAGTGTCGCCGGCGGCACGCTCGTCTCGACGACCTCGCTGGCTAGCAGCGTGGGGCCGATGTCCGTGAGCAACACCGGGTCGCGGTTGGAGGCCCCGAAGATCGCACCTTCTTCCCTCGCGATCGACGCCGGCGCTTCGGTGAAGCTGACCAACGTCGATACCTTCGGCAACCTCACCGGTCGCAGCACGGTGGGCACGCTGAACAACCTGGGCCTGTTCGACATCGGCGCCACCGGCGTCGTGATCGCCAATGCGACTGAATCGGTGATCCGGATTCAGCTCCAGACGGCGCGGGCCGAAGTCGCCGGGTCCGCCACCTGGAGCGGTTCGACGGGCATCACCAGCTCGGCGGCCCAGGCCGACCCGAGCCGTCGGGCGGTGGGTTACTCGGTCGCCGGCCCGCAGATCACGCTGGCCTACGCAATCCTTGGTGACGCCAGCCTGGACGGTACGGTCAACATCACGGACCTGGGTCTGCTGGCCCAGAACTACAGTCAGAGCAACCGCAACTGGGGCACCGGCGACTTCAACTATGACGGCGTGGTGAACATCAGCGACCTTGGGTTGCTGGCGCAGAACTATAGCCAGTCGTTGACGGCGGGCGGCGGAGGTGGCGCGTTCGATCCGTCCGCATACTCGGCCCAGTTCCAACTGGACTTCCGGGCAGCGTTCGACGCGGCGGCGGTCCCCGAACCGACCTCCATCGCCGCACTTGCACTGGCCGGTGTCGGCCTGCTCGCCCGGCGTCGCCGTCGCTGA
- a CDS encoding HYExAFE family protein, producing MADRTVHYEAAFEAFLRDRGIPCVVVDEAKRALFASAKLKSFDFVVYSKSGPNLLVDVKGRQVRNRSSRSGFETWATEQDVNDLAQWEQVFGDGYKAVLSFVYWIDPPLTPETGMFEFKGRWYYMVGVDLAEYRNHMRRRSEKWETVALPAEHFRSLARPIDAWL from the coding sequence ATGGCCGACCGAACTGTCCATTACGAAGCCGCTTTCGAGGCTTTCCTTCGCGACCGGGGGATTCCCTGCGTCGTCGTAGACGAAGCCAAGAGGGCTCTGTTTGCCAGCGCGAAACTCAAGAGCTTCGATTTCGTCGTCTACAGCAAATCAGGCCCGAATCTGCTGGTCGACGTCAAAGGACGACAGGTCCGCAATCGATCGTCACGCAGCGGCTTTGAAACCTGGGCCACTGAACAGGACGTCAATGATCTGGCGCAATGGGAGCAGGTTTTCGGTGATGGCTACAAGGCCGTTCTGTCATTTGTCTATTGGATCGATCCGCCGCTGACGCCCGAGACCGGCATGTTCGAGTTTAAAGGGCGATGGTACTACATGGTGGGTGTCGATCTTGCCGAGTACCGCAATCATATGCGGCGTCGATCGGAAAAATGGGAGACGGTTGCCCTGCCGGCGGAACACTTTCGCTCACTTGCCCGGCCGATTGATGCGTGGTTATGA